GCTTTCCATCTGCACTTCTTTCACTGCTACCCCAGTGATAACTTGACCAACTATGAAATTGTCACAGGACTTCTCTCACCTGCGCCCTATCTTTTTCCATCAAGGTGGTCATCCCTGTGCTTCTCCCATGTAGTGGAAACCTAATCCCAGAATACAAGTTTGTTTGTCTGTTGCTGGATGCCACTGCTGATCCTGATGTCTGAATTGGTCAGGGTCCCGGCTtcaggttcagtcactcagtcatgtccagctatttgtgaccctatgaactatagcctgccaagtcctccaggctcctctgtccatgggattttccaaggaagaatactggagtgggttgtcacttcttattccagggatcttcctgacccaggaattgaaccctcatctcctgcattggcaacggattctttaccactgagccacctggtagcAGGAAATAAATTGTTCACCCAAGTTGGGTAATGAGTCGAATTTATTAAGGGCAGTGCTGATTACAACCATTAATACTGGATCCAGGGAAACCACAAAGGATGGTGCAGGAGTTGGGAGTAATcgtatatttaatttaattttatttatttttggctgtgctgcacagcttgcgggatctcagttccccatctagggactgaacccaggccatggcaatgaaagcccagaatcataaccactaagccaccagggaactcctccaTGTATTTGAAACATATGACTGCAACAATATATAACAAAGAGGATTGCTCTACATCTAGGGCGGGGGGTGCCATGCACTTCATAGATTTATAACTGGCATGAAGAGGCCCAGTACTGAAATGGGGGAGAGAACTCCTTTCTACATAAATCCACACTTGAACACAAAGCCACGTACACTCATGGTGTGCTGGTAAATGAACAGCTGCCTCCccgaagggagaaagaaaaactcTGATCTGTAGCATTTGCCAATGTCcttggtgtaaatactcccactgTGGCTGGTTTCAAGCTATCATGATGTCCTTGCCTATGGAGTTGGGAAAAAAtgaccatgcaggagacacaggtttgatccctgggtcgggaagatcccctggaagaggaaatggaaacctactctagtattcttgcccggagaatcccatggacagaggagcctggtgggctacagtccatgggggtcacaaaagagtcagacgtgattgagagactgtgtacacacacacacaccatacaaatACAATAGTTATAAATAGCCTCAAGGGCATAGGTAATGGTAAAATAATAGATAATTTAGGAAGTGATGATTTTTGAGTATTTATTACCTTCGTTTTAAAGAgtttgttatttgtttatttatggctaAGCAGGCTTTCTCATtttgctggcttctcttgctgtggagcacaagctctagggtgtgtgaacttcagtagctgcagtgcacaggctcaatagctgtggcacgtgggcttggttgccctgaagcatgtggaatctgcccagaccagggattgaacctgggtcccctgcattggcaggaagattcttaaccactggactactagggaagtcttACCTTTGCTTCAATATAATTTAGTTTTAAGttgacaaaatttaatttttaatagtggCTCTATTTAGCAACTGGCTTGAAAAACTCCTGAAAATTGACTCTCATGAACCAGGTGGAGTCAGTCCCAGCACAGCATGGCCCACACCCCAGAGAGAGCCAATGAGTATGCACAAATGCTCTTGCACAACCTGCCCTGAGCTCTCAATTCTTAAAGAGTAGATCCGTATTCGTCCATCTCTGAACCCGTCAGGGTAGCCTCACCCAGGGTGGGTGGGTAAGGGACCAAGTTGGCTCACTGCCGGAAGCATGGGCACCTCAATATCCAAGATTTGTGGTGCGTGAGCATTGAAACCAGCAACACTATGGGTCTCCCTATTATGTCTTGAGAAGTTACCCGAGATGACCAACACCTACAATTCCCAAGATATGAGaaggatggggacttccctggtggtccagtggctaagactccacctcCTGATGCAGgaagcctgagttcaatccctggtcaggtaactagatcccgcatgctgaaACTAACAGATTCCATGTGTggtaactaagacctggcacagacaaatataaagaaataaaatttaaaaaaaaaaaaaagaatttctaccGAGTTACTGATGGCTTTAAAAACCGAACTCAAAGAAAGATTTACTATATTTATATCAgtgattaacattttaatttttttatttttattttttttagtgattAACATTTTAAAGCAGCACTAGCTCTTGTTAAAATGTCTGCTTTTAGTTACTTTATTCAGAGGTGGTTTGAGGCCACCTTAACCATGccaaaagttaatttaaaacacAGAAGTAAAATGCCATGTATCCCTACCAGGGCTAAGTGAGCAGACACAGGCAATTTACTTTAGAATAGAGCAGGGGTTGTGGGGGAAGCCCTTTATTTAAGCTTGTGCATTTGGGTGCAAACAACCTTCCAGGGAGAAATACATGGAACAATGtccaaagacagaaaaagagtcTTCCAGCCTCTCAATCCCATGGTACTTAGCTATGGCAGCCTCAGCAAACTAATTAACAGGCCAATGTGTTATTTAAGATGACCTTCACTACAGTTGCTAGATGCCAGGTATGGAGCTAGAACTGAAGAGGCAGGATGAGTGCTACTCAGAGGCATGGGAAGGGATAAGGGTCTTAAGATTCTGGAGCTCCAAGCAGGTGTCTATGCAGCTTCCAACCACCCTCTCTGCCCTCCAGTTACCCTTAACTCATTGGTCCCACACTGGCAATGGTGGCCAAGATCTGAGACCTTGCTCCAGACCTACAGTTACACAATAACCCAGGAAAACCACATACTGTTACAGATCAGAGGAGGTGAGTTCTGGAGGCCTGAGTCCCCAAAATAAGGGAGTGTGGCTCAGATTCCTGGGTCCTGAGGGGCAGGGTCTTTGGACCAGAATGCTCTCTTCCTATGTATATTAACTCTTTCTAATATTTACATGAAtaacaatattaataattatattcttAATGTTAACAGTCCCCAACTGGAAGCTCTTAATATGTTTTCACATAAAGTTAAGAATTTTACCAACACCATTCTTACTGTGGTATTTTCTCTATGAAAAATAACCACAAAACTCACAGAAACAGTACCAAGTCTAAAAGAACACATATGACATCTTTGTTACATCCAGAGAACTTAtatgtaagtatacatatgtgtaatatatatatatacatatatatatatatatgtaatgattTCCAGCCATAAACAAGAAATCTGAATGCTGCGTCTGGTTTATGATACTGACACCAATATGTGGGTTAGCTACAATGGCATTCTGCCGTTTAAGGGTGCCAGAAATAACGCTGAAGCCAGCATCCCTCTATTCAGTCTTCCAGAAGACCACGGAGGAGGCTGGCACCCTGGTGTGTACAGAGGATGAGGCCTGGGCTGAGCAGGAACCACTGCAAGTGAAGAGTGAGGGGACCAAGTTGACTCCCAACAGATAATGGCCACTGGGATGGATGCTGGGAATATGGGCCAAGCTGGTACCATGAGAGGAACCTGGGCTAGGAGAAGAGTTCCGGGGGTGAAAGCCAAAGGTTTGCCTTCCTAGTGAGCCTAGGGAAGTATGAACTCTATAGATCAAACTGTAGAAAAGTTTAAGCAAGGTCATTTGGGTATGCGCCACCCCGGAACTGAACGCGCCTAGCACTACCAACACCGGCGAGTTCTCGGTCCTCCAGCTTCTACGCCACTCGCCATTCTGTGCCTGTGTATGTTCCAAGCCGGTCAAGGATAGGCCAATGGGGTGCGGGGGTTCCTCCAGGCTCATCCAATGAGCTAGAAGACTCTTTTGTGTCAACCAATGGGGCTTCGAATGAGCTGTCGCGTGAAACAGGTCCCGCCTTCCGTGCCTGAGGGAGCTTGAAGGAGAAGGCGGGGTTGCGAGAGTGTTAGCGTTCCAGGGCGTTGCTTCAGCACCAGTATATTTTTGTGAGATTATCTGGAAGTCAGGAGGAATTTTGGTCccttaaagagaaaaagaggggcTGAGGACCCAGTTTCCTGGGTCCTGGGTAAAGATAAGGCTGGGGTGGGAGCGGGACTCCTGGAGTTAGCGGGGCGAAAGCTGGAGCCTTGCGCTTGTTGATCTGAGAGGGGGAGGGCTGGGTGCCCAGAATCACGCGTCCTGCCAGGAAAGGTGGCTGAACCCAAACTCCTGGATCCTTAGTTAGGACCAGGCTGAGATCTCAGAATCCCGGGTTCGGATGAAGATGGAGGCCGAGagagctgagcctccagggcatAGGTTTGAATCTGGACTCTAGAGTCTGAGGGAGAAGGGGCCTGTAGGCCGGATTATGGCTCCAGAGGTTGGAGAGTACAGGTTGTGGAGCTCGTTGGTATGGGTGGCCGAGTCTGAGAAGTACAGCTATGGAAACCGAGGCTTGTTAACTAGTTAAGTTGCCGAAACTCACAAGCTAGATCAGGAAAGAATGACTTTAGAAGCCATCGTTTTATATATCCCTGTAAGCTCTGCCCTTAAGTCGGTGCTTGCTCAGATTTTATCTTATTCCATGTGGCTGAAAAGCTTCCTGTCCATGTCCATCAAATCACAGATCCTGATCAGTTCTTCCAGATGTCTCTAAAAGAAGCCATGGGAGCCTGTCACTTtcagggtctgctgctgctgtttcttgTAGGAGCCTCGACCTTGATCAGTATGTATTGGAGATGTGGGGGTAGGGAGTGGTTGGGTCAAGGAGGGTGGATTTCTGGTGAAAAAAGAGTGATTTGGGGCCCCGGCAGAGAAGGACAAGTGCTCATCTTTATCTCCTTTTCTCCCCAGTGGCACAGAAATTGTTTTGTCAAAAGGGTACATTCACGGGTATCCAAGAGGATCCAGCAAACACGTTCAACTGGACCTCAGAGAAAGTTGAAGCTTGTGACAATGGGGCATTGTGCCAGGAAACCATCCTGCTGGTCAAAACTGGTAAAATGAGAAAGGGGCGATTGGGTTGGTGGGGGCGGGGTAGAGGGGAGAGGATTATGTTCATGTTAAGACTGTTCCCCTTTCCCCAGGCCAAACAGTAGCATCCCCACCcgctttctttccttcctgtctcACAGCAGGGACCAAGACAGCGATTTTGGCCACTAAGAGCTGCAGCTTGGATGGGACACCGGCAATAACGTATATCAGGCACGCTGCAGACCCTGGCCTAGTTGCAATCTCCTACAGTAATTACTGCGAGGATCCCTTTTGCAACAACAGAGAGGGATTATATGATATATGGAATATACAAGAGACCAAACAAGGTACCCTGTGAGGGGAGAGATGGGTGCTCTTCCCCCATAAGAGAAACTCTATACACTCCTGAAAAGAAAATGGGAGGCTTCCTTCTCTGTGTTCTTACTTGGTTTAGGTTCAAGTGGGCCATACACAAAAGAACCTCAGACCTTCTGcttgtctctctttttctaaatTGTCACCTCGGAGTACTGTAAACAGTACTCCAAGCAGAGGGACATCAGTGAAGGCTGCAGTGTAAAGTGGATTTGGGGTTTATTAAGCAATAAGATGTCAGTGGAGGTTTCTGAGCAGGCTGGTGGCATCAGTCTAACTGCTCCAGCTTCCCCATTGCCGTGTGGCCACAGCCCCGTTCCTGCATTTGTCCTCAAAGTCTACAGTAACCTGGCCACACCTACCTTTTCaggtcattttcttctcttccctcattTATTGTGTTTTAGCTAGGGCaggattcaaaatattttaacaatggAGATGCTACTGACCAATCAGAATGGATGCTGGCTATAAAAAACAGTCCAGCCCTGCCTGTCTGTGCCTACCAGCTGAATATCAACACCTGGTGATTTCTCACAATTCCCAAATCCACCAAGCCAGCTCACACTTCCAGGCCTCTGTCCTTGCTGTTGCCTTTTTCACCCTCACGCAACCCCCACTTCACACAGCTAACCTCTGTTCTTCCTCCATCTCAACTGAGGTGTCTATTCTGGGAAAAATTCAACCAAATTATTTTAGATAATTAAgcattcttccatttctttgctgCCATACCGTGGCCACAGTGCTCACAGGGTTGTATGGTAGCTAATTACTTACATGTCTGTCCTTTTCAGGACAGTGATCCTAGATGGCAGGAACTGGGTCCTTTGTGTATCTGTACCTCCACACCTATGCACAGTTTGGAAGTCATGTTGGATTGTGTTCTGACAGCACAGAAATCAGTTGGAAAGGGATGGGGAGGTGGTAGTAACAGGCCCTGAGTAGAGAGGCATCAGCAGGAAAGACTCAAGGAAGAGAaggcagcaaggagagataactcCAGAGGCAGGACACATCCTTAACTTTCTCTCTCTTCACTCTTCAGAAACCAAAGGGACAACAGGCCTCCACTGCCCAACCTGTCTGGCTGTGGGGTCCTGTTTGAATGCTCCTTCTCTGGCCTGCCCCAATGATACAGATCGATGCTATCAGGGGAAACTCCAGATCGCTGAAGGTAAGCCGAACCTCTGATGGTTTCAGAGGCCAGAAAACCTCAGGCATGTGCATGTAGCCTACGAGGTTCTGACACTGAGTTCCAGGAATGAGGTGAGGACTGGATTCCCCTCTGATTTCCTCAAACATCTATGTGTCACCCCGTCCTTGTTCCAcaggaaatgtcaactcacttTTGGAGGTCAAAGGCTGTACATCGATCATTGGTTGCAGGCTGATGTCTGGGGTCTTTAAAATAGGACCTCTGTGGGTGAAGGAAACTTGCCCCTTCATGTCCATTTCGACCCGAAAGATTGACAGTGGGGCCACGTGGCTTCACACTTCAGTTTGGAAGTTAAAGCTACTGCTGATGCTGTTACTGCTTGTCCTTGGAGGGAGTGCTTCTGGTCCCTAATCATCTCTTCAGACTGATCGTTGGCAGCTTGAGGAGCAGGTGGAGATTTGAAGAGCAGCTCCTGTGAATGTATTTGACATTTCTAGTAAAGTTTCTGCTGTGATTTGTGTATGCCTCAAGACTAGACGTGGTGTTATTGAGCTAAGAGGGTCCTTAAAATTCGTGGTCTCCAACCCACACATCTGCAGAAAGGGAATCAAAGATCTCAAAAACTTGAGTGAATTTCTCACACTTACATAGCTATGGACAAAGCCATAAAGTCTGGTATTCCTTTCACTGTAGTAGGCTTCCTTCTCTTGCTGGCTAGACAGGAGACTAACATTATCCTCCTCTAGAACACTCCCAACCCAGTCGTAAGGCCAAAATCATGTGCTTTGGGGTTCTAATAATTCCTGGGGAGGTGTGTCAGAAAAATCAGATTCCAATTCTTCAGTTACAATGGGCCCTGTCTCCCCTATCCTGTTTGTTCCTTGCCCACtttatatcattctttttcaACTCTGCTGCTTACTTAATGCCTCCTCAGTGGACAGAGAGAACTTAGGATGGAGCTAGGGCTCCATAGGTTCTGGTGAGTGTGAGCCAAACAGTAATGTGGATGgggaggttttgtttttgttttttttttcaaattcttacgcttttttatttaacttattactCAAGAATACATAAAGTCTATGTTATTGTAAAAGACTCCAGTGATACAGGAGCTATatagagaaaagtaaaagagtaaagagaaacagacttttttcattttttaaaaagcagctttattgagacTTAACAGACATACAATAAATTGcactggaggtgggaggagagactTTCATTGCAAACTGTTGACCCCTCCCacaaaggacagggaggctgaTCGTAGCATAGTCCAGCCAAGTTCTTTCTAGAAAGTTCTCTAGTTCTAACTTTTGGAGTTAAAGTTTCCTCACACaagttaatattttatctttgttcttAGGCATCCAGCTCTCCATTGTGTCAGTTTGGTAAATCTAAAGAGTGAGAAGAAACACCAACAAAATGTTAACTTAATGAGGGGACATATAAATGTGGGAAATTACAAGCATTCAGAGCCATAGCTGGTAAATACTATTCAAGGTAAAacacaaaatcagaaacaaataaaataaaccaaaaaagacAAGTGGGTGTTTCCTATAAGacactggtttctttttttttttttttttcatgattaaatAAGTTTTTACTGTCACATTTAACTGCTTTGTCAGATATACATTGTAGGTTTCAGTatggcataaaaataaaaatgttttcctgaaTGTCAAAATCTGAACAGAGGAGATGGTGATGGCacttaaaaagataagaaaattcaCACTGGTGCTGAAGCCACGAGAAGGTAGCTGGTAAACACTGGAACACATTCGCGGATAAAGCggtctgaagtgaagtgatgtgaaagttgcccagtcatatccgactctttgtgaccccatggactgtactctccaggccagaatactggagtgggtagcctttcccttctccaggggatcttcccaacccagggatcaaacccaggtctcccacattgcaggcagattctttaccagctgagccacaagggaagccctgaaacaTTTCAAATCAAATGGCAGTGGTATAGGCCAGTAAAACTGGAGAGTAGGAAGATACAGAATCCGTCGAGTGACTACCTGAAGAATGGCAGTTTGAGCACTTAATTTCCAGTCAGACTAAAACTTCTTTCTTAGAAAACGAAACTACTTTTTCAGAACCTggattttaagcttttttttttttttttttttaacaacttccTTATTCTTACAGGTTGTAACTAGTCCAAAGAAAAGGCAGTTATAATCCATGGCATTAGCTTTGTGGGCTGGCCCTGCCATAAATGGAGAAGGGGTCTTGTCTTTTCCAAACCAGGAGCATGTCATACTCATGAAGTTCTGTAGTGGTTTCACACATTCTGGGCAAAACTAGAAAAGAAgcagtaaataaaaatgttaagtgcATCCCCAAAGACAGTCTCTACACATTCCACAGCTATATGCCAAACGGTAACTTTAAAAAGTATGGTTATTCCGATTGAAAATGAATCTCTGTTCAATAACCAAGCTTCCCAAACAGTTTATTAAATGTCTTTCTTCCACAAATAAGACTAACACTAGGATTTGTCAGAAGATCTACACAAGTTATCTCCTTTATGTACGAACTTGGCTAAATCCATGGTGTCTGGAGTCTGTTCTTCGTAAAACTCGGGTCTAGAACATAACTCCTTTCTGTTATACTGTTGTGTGTACTTCATTTATGACTCCAGAACAACCTCCAATcaaactaaataaatttatataaaaaaagaacagaaacattaaaaaaaaaaaagactccagaaCAGAGACCATAAACATGGCTAGTGCAACATAACAGTCATTGGAATTccctgaaagaaaaacaagtaatttATTTTATGACATACTTATTTGGATGATAACTTACTGGTAATTAGTattcctacatttttttttaaaggcaaccaTTTTAAGTGACAACACATATCAGGCGAGtagaaaaaaagtggaaacaaagccctctcttttgatctcacaAAGTCATGCAGACAAAAGAAGGTACATCTGATTTGCTCCAATCTTTGAACATTGCTGCTAAActagttttccttttaaaaagtaaatttgaagGCATGATAATGCAAGAGATGAGGTTTTTGTTTATAGAACATTTACAGATTAATTGTGGTTAGTCTctaatttccaaattattttaaagaacagaaacgGCATTGATAAATTTATCTTTGCCTAAATTTACCAGTACATCATGAATTGCACCAGAATTCGGACAATTTGATTATCTTAATGACTCTGGTGTGAGCCTTGCACTGTGTCTGCAGGCAAGGACCCCACATGGACCCCTTGGAGGCTCCTCCAAAGTCTGTGCCCAGAAACTTGTCTTGGGGAGTCCAGGGGTCTGAGAGAGCAGTTCTCGCCCAAGAGGAAGTCCTCAAAAACTCTCTCAATTAGCGATTAAGAAAAACAGTGCTAACTGGAGAGTTTCTTGCGTTCAGTTAAATCTGGGAGGTCTAAGCATTCCTGGAGCCCTCGTCAGGATGTGTCATGGGTCCAGAATCCCTTGAATGTGAGTATTCACTATTAGAGGACTCTGTAGGGTCAATCAAATTTTCACAATCACTGTCGTGTGATTACTCAGCACTGTCTCCAGCTGCTCTGTGGGAAGGAGGGGGTCTGCTCCACTTTCAGGATATTTCAGTCCAGCATTGGTGGAGGCATAACTGGAGGAGTCCATGACTTGAGGTTGAGGCATAAACATGCTAGTTTCCATGTGAGAATGGCTCAGAGTACTTTCTTGATTGTTTGGGTGAAGATCAGAATTAGGCAGAGGCGGGTCTGAGGCCTCTGCATCTCCAGGTGTACTTTGACCTTCTGCTGTGAACCCTGGATAGAGCATCTGAGGGCTGAAGGTGGGGTCCACACTTTCAGATGGCATCTGTCTGCTTAGTGTTGCCTGCGGCAAtcgtctttctttttccttttcattcttcctCTGAGTGATCTGTCTTCTTAACTGGTTCACTTCTGCCTGACAAGATTCAACAACTTGCTCGCTCTTTTCTACAGTTGCACGCACTGCTTGCACTTTCTGCTGAACCACGTTATAAACCTGATAAATCACCCTGATGGCTTTCATTAGTCTGTCCTTGTCAAAAAAAGTCAGTACCATGTTCTTTAATAACTTTGGCATAATTCTAAGAAGTATTTGGCACTGAAGACGCCTTATATTCTTGCTGGCTAGTATTGCCTAGATTGGGAATAGTGAGGGATAGCCTTTAATTATATCTTGTATCTAAACAGAACATATTCTAAAGCATGAGTGGAATTGTTGGCATGGAGATGAAGCTGAAGGGGAGGAAGATGAGGTCAGCCGCCCCGAGGGTGCAGGTGAGCTGCTTATGGATCACTTGCTCTCTGTATAACATCTGCTGCTGTGTGTTTCACTGGAATCGGTACCACCCAATAACCTTCTTTCTCCGATCCTGAAGAATCCTGTCCAAGCTCTCTTCATTACCTTTGCTTGCATAGTCATAAAAACTAAAAAGTCTTGAACAAGGCTGATGGTTATGGATTTCAATTACTTGCAGAAATTCTGTGTTGATGATTTTGGAGTCACTGATGCTGAGGgtttcctctcgccttacctctCCCCGAAAAAATCCTTCCTGAGAGCAATGGAAGAAGAGAGTTGCAGGTGGTCAGCGTTGCTGTTGGCGCTGTGGAAACACACAGCCCTGAAGGTGTAGCCCGAAATGGAAGCCGCCATGATTGAAATCTGATGCTGGTTTCTTAATGGCACTGAATACAGTTGCAGAAGACATTCCAGAGTGAATGAAGGAAAgctaccattttaaaaaatttggcctGTGAATAGttttggtatttaaaaaattataatatgctAATAAGCTTGACATGGCATGAACAAATTTCTCAGGCCAAAAACTCAAGTGTGCAAACTTTCTAAtttcataatataaatatataagctaTT
Above is a genomic segment from Ovis canadensis isolate MfBH-ARS-UI-01 breed Bighorn chromosome 14, ARS-UI_OviCan_v2, whole genome shotgun sequence containing:
- the TEX101 gene encoding testis-expressed protein 101, encoding MSLKEAMGACHFQGLLLLFLVGASTLIMAQKLFCQKGTFTGIQEDPANTFNWTSEKVEACDNGALCQETILLVKTAGTKTAILATKSCSLDGTPAITYIRHAADPGLVAISYSNYCEDPFCNNREGLYDIWNIQETKQETKGTTGLHCPTCLAVGSCLNAPSLACPNDTDRCYQGKLQIAEGNVNSLLEVKGCTSIIGCRLMSGVFKIGPLWVKETCPFMSISTRKIDSGATWLHTSVWKLKLLLMLLLLVLGGSASGP